The following nucleotide sequence is from Schistosoma mansoni strain Puerto Rico chromosome 4, complete genome.
AGTTtatctgaaaccacgtacaccattcaaactggcttccttcaacgttcgcacactaatgcagatcggacaacagatagggctggctatgtctttagaaagtcttaatgttgacgtctgttgtctatccgagacccgtattcaagactctagtgaagtactacaaatccgctctccatctgtcgcctcgaaaagcttgttccacgtgcgcttatccggggaccctgtggcatcttcgtctggtcttgctggcgttggtgtcgcactaagcactagagctgaggcagcactaatcgactgGATTCCCATTCACAGttggttatgtgctgttagattagaaagttccatcaaagtgagaagttGTGATTCCATCCAATATCTAGTCCTAAGAAGCACACTGAAGATTGACCCGAGCACGGGTGTTCTTCTTATCGGTTTGTGGAGCTTCAAAATCCCATGTGTGGCGTCAAAGAAGTTTCGCAACTGGTCAGAACGTATTGGATCATTTGTGTATTTTGGGTAACAGCTGTTCTCGTACATATCGGTGAAAATTCCTGTCTGATGCTTTGATTACTAAAAGATAGTTTTGCAAACTACAGAAGACTGTCAGGTCTGAAAGTTTTTATTTATCTGTCGACGTCTCGAATGAAAATCAGACGGAAGATTAGCTGTATTCAAATCGCAACCTCTACAAATTTAAATTTAAGGTTAATCTCACTCGAATGGTAAATCATCGTTTTGACTGCAACGAGAATGAGATGTACACAACATAAAATGTGATGCGAGTTCGGATGAACGGATGAAGCTATCGCTGGTGAGTCAATCGTGACGATACTAACCACCTCTCGATTGTTAGTTGAGCTTCTAGAGAATGACGGGAATTGTGACAACAGAGACGAAGTTACACGACTTACAAAGGCCACGAAACAGGTATTGACATTGAGTTCATGTCTAACGCAACAATAtgacataaaaataaatttccgTTATTGATTTTGTAGGTCCCGTCATAACCACCAACATCAAGGAAACGGTAAGTCAAGTTTATCTGATCAGTAATTGAGTATAAAAAATACTATGTCAGTTAACATGCATATCCAAGAATTGTCGTTCTACCGTAGGAGATTGCATTCATGATTGTGGCCCTTGAACGCTTCAAGCGATTGGAAGGCTACCAGATACAACTCACTCAAAAAGATGCTTTCTATGTCCGTGACAACGTTCGCAATGATGGGGCTAGATCTTTGTAAGTTATTTACGTTCATAGTTTGGAGAAAAGGTGGTCAGTTGAAGAATACTTACGTTTTCTGTCACTTTCCAGAAATCACTAACCAATAATTACCATTTTAAAACTAATGATTTCATTAAACAAAACATGATCGGATTACAAaagttttaattaaaaataatacgaCAATCACCGTGCTGTGTTATGCTTTATGATTTAAAGTTTACCGTTATCTTTCACCAAACATTTTAACAACATACAGTGAGCATAAACATAAGATTTACtatttatacatttcatcacGTGTTCTTTAGTTAGTTAAAATATAAGTCCAAACTTTGTATAATCACTGACTGGTTGTTATGTAATCAAGGAATTCGACAAACTTAGGAATAAACCTGAATCAAAATTTAcatgtaaaatatttaaaaaaatagatcttcattttcatcattttcaCTTCAAAGTTATCACAGAAATATCTTCAAGAATGGGATATGATTGAAATATCTTCTTATTTTTCTATTCTAAATCCGGAATCTTGTATACTAGGAATATACGATCATCTTTAATGAAACAGAAATTATAACCTGTTTCATGACAATAGCGTGACCAGTATCGACCATAGATGATGATTACATTCCATAACTTTCCAAAATACTTATCCAATTCATTTTTCAAGAATTCAGCTAATTTctaaatcaaaatataagaatAAGTCAAATAGATCAAGggattgttttatgtttgcaGTGCTACCCTCTATGTTATATGATTTAGCTGAGTAGCTTTTATTATCATTCTAATAGTAAATAATCGGAGTGAGTTGGAGAGTGTTGGTTGGCAGCCTAtactccatcgggagtaacaggcgcaagtaagtaagtgataGTAAATAATACCGCTTCTTACAAGCTTAATGAACGGTAAGAGATTAAGTCATCCAGTACAAGAGTCGAGGAAATTCCCTAGCGTTTTGCAACGTATTACTGGTAGATTTAAGTTCTTAGTTCAATTCTCCAATAATTTAACATGATCACTGAAGTTTAGTTAGAGCAGAAACACACTAATCTGTCATAATAATGtggatgaatgaaatgattttaGGCAGCAGATTTGTAAAGGAATAGATGAACAAATATATTGCGTTTTATTTCATTAAGCATATTATAATTACAGGATTATTACTATGTCAGGTATTTCATTTTGTTACTTAAAACATATTTCCTAACCTCAATACATTTGGTTTGGAATCTTTTGGAGCTCATAACAGTCTTTTCATTAAATCCGGTACTCCACCTACCAATTGCTGGTAATCTAAGTGTCGTACATCATGCGTTTCCGTCTGAAGGGTAAAAAGTAGATGTCCTCTACTTAGGAATTCTCAGGCACTCTAAGGATCCTGTGAAATGTGTGCTAAACTGATGGATTGTTGATGTATCATTATGATGGCACATTTATGAATGACTTTCCGCAAGTTTCTGACTCGTAATTCAATCACCATGTATAATCATCTTCTGTGTTAACCAGACTTACTTCATTTTAATTTCTAAAATCCTTAACAACCATTCAAGAAACAATGTTGTACCTGAGAGGATTGATATTTGAAGATTTCCAAAGATGTTTCAATTAATGTAAATGAAGATTTGCCGTGTGATTAAGACTGTTTTACTGCATTTGTTTGAAAAAATAGTAATCCTATATGTTTGAATACAGTAGGGAATTATCAGCTCAAAGCGTGAAATATTATTACAATTTCTTCTCCAAATCACAAATTTTAATAATAGCAGTTCTCAGAAATGTATATTAAAAACCCTATATCTGCCATTCATATTCAACGGCAAATTTTTTTCCGCAAATTCTGAGTATGCAATGTTTTTTGAATAATGTAATGTATGTATATACTAAATGAGATATTAGAGTATATCACTAAGTTGGTATATGCACGTCAATATAAATGTAAGTTTTTCTTGTTCCGCTACGAACTATGGAAGTAAGAAACTATTCCAACAACAGAAGCGTTAACGTTTTAGTTTGCATTATTTAGTATGATGATAGTTTGTAAGATTTTCGTTGAAGCGTATCATTAATTAATGCAGTCAACagattcagtttattaattttaagaaattgtaaaaccagaaaaaaattgtgatatttgaatgaattgaaACGAGGCAGCCGGAATACTTGGGCAAGTCACTAAAAATATAATGGATTTGTGTAAATGAGATAGATTACTACTGTATAACCCAAGGTTAAAAGATAATAGGTTTCTATGGTTTTTCGCTGTTTCCAAGTTGATATgttgaaaatttaaatttccTTCCATTGCTTACAATGAATGTTGTACATAATATTAACAATCTTTAATGTTACTAAACTCATCGGTTAACAGATAAACCGACTAATCGCATAATTAAGTTTTCAATTATCGCATTATGTTTATTGTGGGACACGTTACATACAGTCTAAGTGAAAAGTTACTGTAAACTCACCACGGCTTATATAGTACCCAAATTTGTTTCGTTAATACTAGTGAATATATACATTTCTTCGAGGTTAGTTTCCGTCCTCTGGTTACATCATTTGGAGAACTATTAAAAACATCTGTTTCGTCACGATTTTTAATTCTACAGTTGTGTGTACCCAAAACCTCATACAAGATTAAATCCCGTACATCCAATTCTTGAAGGAGACATGACAACATTGAACCACTTATTGGAATTAGGTGGTTTATACTTTTGACTTCATTCTCTTCTCCATGTAGCGTTAACAGAATGCCATAACATAACGAAtatctaaattcatttagtattgtttgtttgaatctttccatcgatgtgttaggactgcaactggtcagtctctaattagcatatgtgcatactgtgcgtattgcctcgatatagccctaattcacaagcattgtaagcaaagatggatagtggccagcagtggaatccaggatgcacgtttcgttatatttgtgactcgtcagctggatgtacctgcatctcagagttgatgttcactctgagactcgaacccagtacctttcgcttcaaacatcatcgcgttatccactcagttactgagtcctgatagccacttgcttgtgaaatggggttccagagtgaacatcaactctgagatgcaggtacatccagctgacgggtcctaattaggatgaaacgcgcgtcctggattccactgctatccactatccatctttgcttataacgaaTATCTGTTTTAATACAGATATGATTCAATTTCACAGGTTATACCTTGTTAATAAGACGTGTGTAAACCGTCTCCAATGCTTTTGTTATTAAGTAATCGATTATTACTTGGGTATATAGTTTGTGGTGATTTTCTTATGTTAAAAATAGTTCAAAGAGGTTACTAATTTAAATCTCGACGATTGTATTGATTTATTGACTTATATTCTACTGTGATAACATTGGTTACAGTCATCATGTTTATTGATGGAACagttttcaataatattttcttTAAGCTTTTATGAAATAAACAGACGAAAAACATTGTTGCTAATAAAGAATGATCTGTCAAAAAATTGGGACAACAATCTTTTGATACCAATGTCACCAGTAAATTGTTGAAAATGTATTTGAAACAAATTCAAAACAACACAAATCACATCTAATTGATACTCGTGGAAACAGTATATCTTACCGAATCATCTTGATAAATCAATATTCCTTCATCAATTAGTCCACAAATAGTCAATTTCATTTTTGTGTTCATATCCGTTTGAATAACATGTACATCTTGCATTTCATTTCCTTGAATAGCAGTTTGAACATTTCTAATAATTGAAATTGTTTCAGTTAGTGAATTGATCTTTAGTTATATTAACTTACATAACTTCATCTTGTAAACCTAATACTTCACAGAATTTTTCCAATGTTATACGACCAGTGGATTCAGGATCAAATAAAGTTTTCCAACGCTGTGAACGAAATAAATTCAGGGATTTAAATTGTAGTTGAGAATTATAACGATATTTGAAGAGTATAATAAGCCGATATCAGACTACAAGATAGTTATATTTCCCATGTTAAACATTTATGTGAAAATTGCTAAAATGTTCTTGGTTTTCAAAGGTTGTCTAATTGAGGTTATTCCgtgatataaaattaaaaaatgcACTTGTTACTAAACTGCTGTACACGCGTTTCAGAGAAACATTTGGCTTACTTCGAACATCTTTTCATCCACATCATTCTCTTCCATATACTTTCGTAATTCTGGCATAGTAATCCAGCCTAAAAGAAATCAATCAGGAAATTATTAAATCGTTTTAGAAAATAAAGTCCGAATACTTATCAAACGATTTTTGTCCTAAAATACTTCTCTTTATACTTAAACACACTGTtataattatactacttatattcaaGAAGGAGTGGATGTAAGAAGGCACAAATAAAGCTTATTGGCCTTCTATCTAATGGCATTCATGTTACATCGATATATTACTGTTTACTAACCATTATCACCATTGTTAAACGTTCATTGCTG
It contains:
- a CDS encoding putative dynein light chain 1, cytoplasmic, with translation MQTIHKLDGFTEIYFMVDKRKKGWITMPELRKYMEENDVDEKMFERWKTLFDPESTGRITLEKFCEVLGLQDEVINVQTAIQGNEMQDVHVIQTDMNTKMKLTICGLIDEGILIYQDDSKLAEFLKNELDKYFGKLWNVIIIYGRYWSRYCHETGYNFCFIKDDRIFLVYKIPDLE